In Phoenix dactylifera cultivar Barhee BC4 chromosome 11, palm_55x_up_171113_PBpolish2nd_filt_p, whole genome shotgun sequence, the following are encoded in one genomic region:
- the LOC103711202 gene encoding zinc finger CCCH domain-containing protein 20, with protein sequence MVFGEGNHCNPTVQVPPWPVFDDPMAGMQLSLPVSGVTGEEVLAALQRFLPSNNESLEDSDEPQDLVVDAFSCDEFRMYEFKVRRCPRGRSHDWTECPYAHPGEKARRRDPRRFHYSGDACPEFRKTGRCERGDACDLAHGVFESWLHPARYRTQPCKDGTSCRRRVCFFAHTPAQLRFLAQSPRSPPQVALESYDGALARRSKNLISSPRSTLISTPMSPTSESPPVSPVGADAMNEVLAGMRKLQLSKARSVPCSWGVDMGCDGGFGSPRGVGAFRAGFVSLPVTPTAAGGGGHGWGKEEAGESGRRMRGKLFESLGKEESVEGCSDAGGVGGAAMGLPDLGWISELVK encoded by the coding sequence ATGGTATTCGGAGAAGGAAATCATTGCAATCCGACGGTCCAGGTCCCTCCGTGGCCTGTATTCGATGATCCAATGGCCGGGATGCAGCTCTCCCTCCCCGTCAGCGGCGTCACCGGCGAGGAGGTGCTTGCCGCGCTGCAGCGTTTCCTCCCGTCGAACAACGAATCGTTGGAAGACTCGGACGAGCCGCAGGACTTGGTGGTCGACGCCTTCTCCTGCGACGAGTTCCGGATGTACGAGTTTAAGGTCCGGCGGTGCCCGCGGGGGCGGTCGCACGACTGGACGGAGTGTCCCTATGCCCATCCGGGCGAGAAGGCCCGCCGCCGGGATCCCCGCCGCTTCCACTACTCCGGCGACGCCTGTCCAGAGTTCCGGAAGACCGGCCGCTGCGAGCGCGGCGATGCCTGCGACCTCGCCCACGGGGTCTTCGAGAGCTGGCTCCACCCGGCGCGCTACCGGACCCAGCCCTGCAAGGACGGCACCTCCTGCCGCCGCCGTGTCTGCTTCTTCGCGCACACCCCCGCCCAGCTTCGCTTCCTCGCCCAGAGCCCCCGGTCGCCGCCGCAGGTCGCCTTGGAGTCTTACGATGGAGCGCTGGCCCGGCGGTCCAAGAATCTGATATCCTCGCCGAGGTCGACTCTGATCTCGACCCCGATGTCGCCGACGTCGGAGTCGCCGCCGGTATCGCCGGTGGGGGCGGACGCGATGAACGAGGTCCTGGCGGGGATGAGGAAGCTGCAGCTGAGCAAGGCGAGGTCGGTGCCGTGTTCTTGGGGGGTTGATATGGGATGCGATGGTGGGTTCGGTTCGCCGAGGGGTGTTGGGGCGTTCAGGGCGGGGTTTGTTAGCTTGCCGGTGACGCCGACGGCGGCGGGCGGCGGAGGGCATGggtgggggaaggaggaggctgGGGAGTCCGGGAGGAGAATGAGGGGTAAGCTGTTCGAGAGTTTGGGGAAAGAGGAGTCGGTGGAGGGGTGTTCGGACGCCGGCGGAGTCGGCGGTGCTGCCATGGGGTTGCCGGATTTGGGGTGGATTTCGGAGTTGGTGAAGTAA
- the LOC103711203 gene encoding syntaxin-71-like, translating to MSVIDILTRVDAICKKYDKYDVEKQRAENVSGDDAFARLFAAVESDIEAALQKSEMAAREKNRAAAVAMNAEIRRTKARLMEEVPKLQRLALKKVKGLSKEELAARNDLVLALPERIQLIPDGSTTGTKQTGGWTASASRQEIRFDSTSDGRFESEYFQQTEESNQFRQEYEMRKMKQDQGLDVISEGLDTLKNMAHDMNEEVDRQVPLMDEIDTKVDRATADLKNTNVRLKETVNQLRSSRNFCIDIILLCIILGIAAYLYNVLKK from the exons atgaGCGTAATCGATATATTGACGCGCGTCGACGCGATCTGCAAGAAATACGACAAGTACGACGTCGAGAAGCAGCGCGCCGAAAACGTCTCCGGCGATGACGCCTTCGCCCGCCTCTTCGCCGCCGTCGAGTCCGACATCGAGGCCGCCCTCCAG AAATCGGAGATGGCGGCGCGGGAGAAGAACagggcggcggcggtggcgatGAATGCCGAGATCCGGCGCACGAAGGCTCGGTTGATGGAGGAGGTGCCCAAATTGCAGAGGTTGGCGCTCAAGAAG GTTAAAGGACTTTCAAAAGAAGAGCTTGCTGCACGGAATGATTTGGTTCTTGCACTACCAGAGAGGATCCAGTTGATTCCAGATGGAAGCACCACGGGCACCAAACAAACCGGAGGCTGGACTGCTTCAGCTTCTCGCCAAGAAATTAGATTTGACTCAACTTCAG atggaagatttgagagtgaatACTTTCAGCAAACTGAAGAATCAAACCAATTCAGACAAGAGTATGAGATGCGCAAAATGAAACAG GATCAAGGTTTGGATGTTATATCTGAAGGTTTGGATACACTGAAAAACATGGCCCATGATATGAATGAG GAAGTGGATAGACAAGTCCCTTTGATGGATGAGATTGACACCAAG GTGGACAGGGCTACTGCAGACCTTAAAAATACTAATGTGAGACTGAAGGAGACTGTTAACCAG CTGAGATCCAGTCGCAATTTTTGCATTGATATCATCCTGCTGTGTATTATTTTGGGCATTGCTGCTTATCTATACAA TGTATTGAAGAAGTGA